CGGCCAGCATCTGCTGCACTTCGCGCGTGCTCTTGCCCGCCGCCTGCCGCACCAGTTCCTCCCGCGCCGCCGCATCCAGCACCGGCCCGGCTGCCGGTGCCGGCCCGGCGGCCGGTGGCGCCGGATCGCGCCCGCCGGCGCTCATCGGTGCCGGTTCCCCCGGTGCCTGCGCTCCCGGCTCGCCGTCATTGCGCGGCGCACCGCCCAGGCCGCCAACGCGACCGTCACCGCCCGGCGGACGGCCGCGGCTGCGGTCGCTGCGCTCGAACAGGTTTTGCAGTTGCGCCGCGTTGCTCAGGTTCAGCGAGCCGTCCTGCAGCAACTCGCGCGCCGCGCCGATCCCGGCGCACAGCCGCATCGCCTTGATCCTGCGCCAGGCGGCGGCCGCGGTGTAGCCCAGCTCGTGCACGACGTAGTCGAACAAACTGCCGTACCCCCGGGTCAGGTGGAGGCGGCGTGCCTCGATCTCGCGCAGGTGGTCGAGCACCAGGATCTGCAGCGCCTGCTCATGACGGGCGAGCTGCCGAGTCTGCGCCAGCAGGAGGTAATCGGGGAGCGCGGCGACGGTGGACCAGAGGGCGGGAGAGGTCACGGCATCCATATCGTAAGTATACCATGGGATTGAAAATAGCCGATTTCTCCGAGTCCTCGGTGGCGGTGAAACGACGCCCTGCAGGCCGCTCAGCGGGGTGCTGCCGCGTCAACGGAGGCCAAGTCGTTCTCGGAGAGTCGGAGGGGCCGCCGCACGCCACAGCGAGCCACTACGCACCCCGAAAATCGTGTCAAGGGGTGCACGCAACTTTTTCGCGGTTTTCTCCATGTTCGCGACCGTTCCAAGGCGACCGTTTTTGGCGTTCGCACCTATGGCGGCGGCTGGCTTGGTTCTGCGCTCGAGGGCCGTTAAACTGCCGACAACACCCGCTGCGGCTTCGACCGCAAGGCGCGGGGCCTCCTCGGAGGCTTGCTTTCTCGCCGGGCTCCATGTGCACGTTCACCCCTTGATGGTACCTCATGGGCGACCTTTTTCAGTAAGATAGCGTCGTGGCTGACGGCAGCGCCATCGAGTGGACTCACAGCACGTGGAACCCTGTCACCGGCTGCACCAAGGTCAGCACTGGGTGCGACAACTGCTACGCCGAGCGTTTCTCGGAGCGTTTCCGCGGCGTTGCCGGGCATCCGTTCGAGAACGGATTCGATCTCACCCTCCGCCCCGAACGCATCGATCAGCCCAAGCGCTGGCGCCGACCAAGATTGATATTCGTCAATTCGATGAGTGATCTGTTCCACAAGGATGTCCCCGACGAGTTCGTCAGCCGCGTCTTCGACACGATGGAATCCGCAGATTGGCATGTGTACCAAGTCCTGACCAAACGAAGCTCACTGATGAGAAGTTTCGTCAATCGCCGCTATCAAGATCGGCCTGCACCACCGAATATCTGGCTTGGTGTCTCGATCGAGAGTTCTTCGGTATTGAGCCGCTTGCGTCATCTCAAGCAGTCCAGAGCGGCCGTACGTTTCGTATCGTTCGAGCCACTGCTCGGACCGTTAGAGGAGTTGAACCTGAGCGGGATCGATTGGGCCATAGCCGGAGGCGAGAGCGGCCCCCGAGCCCGTCCGGTCGAGAGCGCATGGCTTCGTGGGCTCCGCGATCAGTGCGTGAGCCAGAGC
This sequence is a window from Spirochaetaceae bacterium. Protein-coding genes within it:
- a CDS encoding phage Gp37/Gp68 family protein translates to MADGSAIEWTHSTWNPVTGCTKVSTGCDNCYAERFSERFRGVAGHPFENGFDLTLRPERIDQPKRWRRPRLIFVNSMSDLFHKDVPDEFVSRVFDTMESADWHVYQVLTKRSSLMRSFVNRRYQDRPAPPNIWLGVSIESSSVLSRLRHLKQSRAAVRFVSFEPLLGPLEELNLSGIDWAIAGGESGPRARPVESAWLRGLRDQCVSQSVAFFFKQWGGQTPKSGGNSLDGRQWLQYPKGATSRVVTAR